One window of Atribacter laminatus genomic DNA carries:
- a CDS encoding P-II family nitrogen regulator, producing MDICPESKEYELFCVIVNHGVGSKIIKFAKQHGISGATVILGKGTIKNHWLEALELFEIRREIVFIVAEKELGYLVMNAIEKKFDLQKPNQGIAFTFSLSNYLGAQNCIFRKKTKSEIGENIMYNAIFVVVDKGQAESVINAAKSAGARGGTIINARGSGIHETETLFSMAIEPEKEIVFIISKSDLTDPIVQKIREELKIDEPGKGIIFVLDVNKTYGLLK from the coding sequence ATGGATATATGTCCTGAGAGTAAAGAGTATGAATTGTTTTGTGTAATAGTGAACCATGGTGTTGGGAGTAAAATTATTAAATTTGCAAAACAGCATGGTATTAGTGGTGCAACTGTTATTTTAGGCAAGGGAACAATCAAGAACCATTGGTTAGAAGCTCTTGAGCTTTTTGAAATAAGAAGAGAGATTGTATTTATTGTGGCTGAAAAAGAATTAGGATATTTGGTCATGAATGCCATCGAAAAGAAATTCGACTTACAAAAACCGAACCAAGGAATTGCTTTTACGTTCTCTTTAAGTAATTATTTGGGAGCTCAAAATTGTATTTTTAGAAAAAAGACGAAAAGCGAGATAGGGGAAAATATTATGTATAATGCGATATTTGTGGTAGTTGATAAGGGTCAAGCAGAATCGGTTATTAATGCAGCGAAATCAGCTGGTGCGCGGGGAGGAACCATTATTAACGCCAGAGGCTCCGGTATTCATGAAACCGAAACCTTATTTTCAATGGCGATCGAACCCGAAAAGGAAATCGTTTTTATTATTTCGAAGAGCGATCTCACCGATCCAATTGTTCAAAAAATTAGGGAAGAGCTCAAAATTGATGAGCCAGGAAAAGGAATTATCTTTGTTCTCGATGTAAACAAAACTTATGGCTTATTAAAATAG
- a CDS encoding cupredoxin domain-containing protein: MGNFIKRILYPGFFILVLVIIFSGCTPHSPQPTTVPENTVFMINDSFVPQTITVTPGTKITWVNMDTEVHSVTCQMSNEMEGVFFDSGAIEPGWIYERTFINTGQFHYRCKFQPTGRMTGVVIVQ; encoded by the coding sequence TTGGGCAATTTTATAAAAAGAATTTTATATCCCGGTTTTTTCATATTGGTTTTGGTAATTATCTTCTCCGGTTGTACCCCTCATTCACCTCAACCTACAACAGTACCAGAAAACACGGTATTTATGATTAATGACAGCTTTGTTCCTCAAACGATCACTGTCACCCCAGGAACAAAAATTACTTGGGTAAATATGGATACAGAAGTCCATTCAGTTACCTGTCAAATGTCAAATGAGATGGAGGGAGTGTTTTTTGATAGTGGAGCTATAGAACCAGGATGGATCTATGAAAGAACTTTTATAAACACTGGGCAATTTCACTATCGTTGTAAATTTCAACCTACGGGGAGAATGACTGGGGTAGTTATAGTTCAATAA
- the ruvB gene encoding Holliday junction branch migration DNA helicase RuvB, with protein sequence MNDTPKPNDFIPFLKDNDDDTSLRPKRLSEFIGQDKVRANLNVFIQASLARDESLDHVILYGPPGLGKTTLASIIANEMNAAIRYLSGPSLTRSGDVASILTTISDRDVLFIDEVHRLPRVCEEILYGAMEDFALDILIGKGPGARSVRINLPPFTLIGATTRISLLSAPLRNRFGIIEKLDFYNQGDLSAIVLRSASVMNIPINQDASDEVARRSRGTPRIANRILKRVRDFAQYYGKSTIDKQLVRDALECLEIDDMGLNRMDRNLLKILMDHYHGGPVGINNLATMLGEDTATVEEVYEPFLIKVGLLIRTPRGRMITPQGHQYIKGKKLL encoded by the coding sequence ATGAACGATACTCCAAAACCAAATGATTTCATCCCTTTTTTAAAGGATAACGATGATGATACATCTTTACGACCCAAAAGACTGAGTGAGTTTATCGGTCAGGATAAAGTTAGGGCGAATCTCAACGTTTTTATTCAAGCTTCATTAGCTCGAGATGAGTCTTTAGACCACGTTATTCTCTATGGGCCTCCAGGTTTAGGAAAAACAACTTTAGCATCAATTATTGCCAACGAAATGAATGCCGCAATTCGCTATTTATCTGGTCCCAGCTTAACCCGTTCAGGAGACGTTGCGTCAATTCTGACCACAATATCAGATCGGGATGTTTTATTTATCGATGAAGTCCATCGGCTCCCCAGAGTGTGTGAGGAGATTCTCTATGGTGCCATGGAAGACTTTGCTCTGGATATTTTAATTGGAAAAGGGCCAGGGGCAAGAAGTGTAAGAATAAATTTACCTCCATTCACTCTCATTGGAGCAACGACCCGCATCAGTCTTTTGAGTGCACCCTTAAGAAATCGATTTGGAATCATTGAAAAACTCGATTTCTATAATCAAGGCGATTTATCGGCTATTGTTCTTCGCTCAGCGTCGGTTATGAACATTCCGATTAACCAAGATGCTTCAGATGAGGTAGCTAGAAGGTCTCGCGGGACACCTCGCATAGCCAACCGAATTTTAAAAAGAGTTAGAGATTTTGCCCAATATTACGGAAAATCGACGATTGATAAACAATTAGTAAGAGATGCCTTAGAATGCCTTGAAATCGACGATATGGGTCTTAACCGCATGGATCGAAATTTATTGAAGATTTTAATGGACCACTATCATGGAGGACCAGTGGGAATCAACAACTTAGCAACGATGTTAGGTGAAGATACTGCCACAGTCGAAGAAGTCTATGAGCCTTTTTTAATTAAAGTTGGCTTACTAATTCGTACTCCTCGAGGAAGAATGATCACTCCTCAAGGCCATCAATATATTAAAGGGAAAAAGTTATTATGA
- a CDS encoding DUF1538 domain-containing protein produces the protein MNILVDKLREVFVSVFPITIIVFILHFTIAPVELYQLFRFIIGAALIFIGLSVFLLGVDLGVSQIGHLMGSVLVKSNKIIIIGIAGLILGFFISIAEPDLHVLANQIDLVTSGTISKISILITVSIGIAILMTIGLFRIIFNISLQKVLIGMYFIVLILSFFSTPEYLAIGFDASGATTGAMTVPFILALAVGISSLKKNGIASEEDSFGLVGITSIGPILSIILVSLLIRQNTFSNVAVNQIPHSSSVLDPFIQKLPVIMIEIMLAMFPLLVVFILYKFIVKDLPKRAFIRVFKGLIYAYIGLVIFLLGVNAGFMEVGHIIGYKVASLNSHWIIVIVGFILGLVTVLAEPAVHVLTEQIEDITSGYIQKRIINIALSVGVGIAVALSMLRIVIPGIQLWHYLLPGFFIALVMSFFVPNLFVGIAFDSGGVASGPMTATFILAFSQGTASATQGANILIDGFGMIAMVALTPLIAIQIIGILYKRKSGKRGI, from the coding sequence TTGAATATTCTGGTTGATAAACTAAGAGAAGTATTCGTTTCGGTTTTTCCTATCACCATTATCGTTTTTATTCTCCATTTTACAATTGCTCCGGTGGAATTGTATCAGCTGTTCAGATTTATAATTGGTGCTGCTTTAATATTTATTGGTCTATCAGTTTTCTTATTAGGTGTAGACTTGGGTGTGAGTCAAATTGGTCATCTCATGGGTTCGGTATTGGTAAAAAGTAACAAGATAATAATTATAGGCATTGCCGGCCTCATTTTGGGATTTTTTATTTCGATTGCTGAACCTGATTTGCATGTCTTAGCCAATCAAATTGATTTAGTGACATCTGGAACCATTTCCAAAATAAGCATTTTGATTACCGTTTCTATTGGAATAGCAATTCTTATGACCATTGGTTTGTTTCGAATTATATTTAATATATCTCTTCAAAAAGTTCTCATAGGAATGTATTTTATAGTTTTAATTCTCTCTTTTTTTTCAACCCCGGAATATTTAGCAATAGGTTTTGATGCTTCTGGTGCAACCACCGGTGCTATGACCGTTCCTTTTATCTTAGCTCTCGCCGTCGGTATTTCTTCTCTAAAAAAGAACGGGATAGCTTCGGAGGAAGATAGCTTTGGTTTAGTCGGTATTACTTCAATAGGGCCAATTCTATCTATTATTCTGGTAAGTTTATTAATAAGGCAAAATACATTCTCAAATGTAGCAGTCAATCAAATTCCACATTCTTCATCCGTTCTAGATCCCTTTATTCAAAAACTCCCGGTTATAATGATTGAAATAATGCTCGCCATGTTTCCCTTGTTGGTTGTTTTTATATTGTATAAGTTTATTGTCAAAGATTTACCAAAAAGAGCATTCATTCGAGTTTTTAAAGGACTCATCTATGCCTATATTGGACTGGTGATTTTTTTGCTTGGTGTCAACGCAGGATTTATGGAAGTTGGGCATATAATCGGTTATAAGGTGGCATCACTCAATAGCCATTGGATAATTGTTATTGTGGGTTTTATTTTAGGGTTGGTCACAGTATTAGCTGAACCGGCTGTCCACGTTTTAACCGAGCAAATTGAGGATATAACTTCTGGATATATTCAGAAAAGAATAATCAATATTGCCCTATCGGTAGGAGTGGGTATTGCTGTGGCTTTGTCAATGCTTAGGATTGTCATACCAGGAATTCAATTGTGGCACTATCTTTTGCCGGGATTTTTTATTGCTTTGGTGATGTCTTTTTTTGTCCCAAATTTATTTGTTGGAATTGCTTTTGATTCAGGAGGTGTTGCCTCTGGTCCAATGACGGCAACTTTTATTTTAGCATTCTCACAAGGTACGGCCAGTGCAACTCAAGGTGCTAATATTTTAATTGATGGATTTGGAATGATAGCTATGGTGGCATTAACACCGTTGATTGCTATACAAATTATTGGTATTCTCTATAAACGAAAATCAGGAAAAAGAGGGATATAA
- a CDS encoding iron-containing alcohol dehydrogenase gives MDKNQLKKEAYELIRNFKGKSYSFGLDVLDSVGQHTAKCGKIALVIANTKLHEQIINRILNSLKKHQVTIAGGRVFHNAKPNTPREDVYRLESYILHFKPDCIVVIGGGSSIDAAKIANALASLGVYSPEIDTYLGAGLVTKGIKQTGKKLLPLVAVEMAASSGSHLTRYAVVTDPVAGQKKLIVDDAIIPNRAIFDYTVTTTAPTELTVDGAMDGLSHCLESFYGVSQDKMEYLKKISLTGIELILDNTKNASENPNDLEAREGLGLGTDLGGNAIMICGTNGAHLSSYSLVDISSHGRACGIMNIYYTVFFASAIEEKVRLFGNLLKEKDFISVELNQLHGKDLGVEVAGGLTRFYKSINFPIKLLDLPGFNDQYIERTLQAAKDPQLEMKLKSLPVQINATEVDEYMAPILEAAKTGNFDLIKMKA, from the coding sequence ATGGATAAGAACCAATTAAAAAAAGAAGCATATGAATTGATACGCAATTTTAAAGGTAAAAGCTATAGCTTTGGCCTCGATGTTTTGGACTCAGTCGGTCAACATACAGCAAAATGTGGAAAAATAGCATTAGTCATAGCCAATACGAAATTACATGAACAAATTATAAACCGGATATTAAATTCATTGAAAAAACATCAAGTCACCATTGCTGGAGGAAGGGTTTTCCACAATGCTAAGCCCAACACTCCTCGAGAAGATGTCTATCGGTTAGAAAGCTATATTTTACATTTTAAGCCTGATTGTATAGTAGTTATTGGGGGTGGGAGCTCGATTGATGCGGCCAAAATAGCCAATGCATTAGCTTCCCTCGGTGTTTATAGCCCAGAAATCGATACCTATTTAGGTGCTGGTTTGGTAACGAAGGGGATAAAGCAAACCGGCAAAAAGCTATTGCCTTTAGTTGCAGTTGAAATGGCGGCTAGTTCTGGATCACACCTTACCAGGTATGCCGTAGTAACTGATCCAGTTGCTGGTCAGAAAAAACTGATTGTAGATGATGCCATAATACCAAATCGAGCAATTTTTGATTATACGGTTACAACTACCGCGCCAACCGAACTCACCGTTGATGGAGCGATGGACGGTCTTTCTCATTGTTTGGAATCTTTTTACGGTGTAAGTCAGGATAAAATGGAATATCTTAAGAAAATATCTCTAACCGGTATCGAATTAATTTTGGATAACACTAAAAATGCAAGCGAAAACCCTAATGATTTGGAAGCCAGAGAAGGATTGGGACTTGGAACCGATTTAGGTGGGAATGCAATTATGATTTGTGGAACCAACGGCGCTCATCTTTCCAGCTACTCTTTAGTAGATATATCCAGTCACGGGCGCGCCTGTGGCATTATGAATATTTATTATACTGTTTTCTTTGCTTCTGCTATTGAAGAAAAAGTCCGGTTATTCGGGAATCTTCTCAAGGAAAAGGATTTTATTTCGGTGGAGCTTAATCAATTACACGGAAAGGATTTAGGGGTTGAGGTAGCAGGAGGGTTAACCCGGTTTTATAAAAGCATTAATTTTCCAATCAAATTATTAGATCTCCCGGGATTTAACGATCAATATATTGAGCGCACCTTGCAAGCGGCCAAGGATCCCCAGTTAGAAATGAAGCTCAAAAGCTTGCCGGTTCAAATCAACGCAACTGAGGTAGATGAATATATGGCGCCAATTTTAGAAGCTGCCAAAACCGGGAATTTCGATTTAATAAAAATGAAAGCATAA
- a CDS encoding DUF2905 domain-containing protein, whose protein sequence is MYLPKIPILQRLGRLPGDIIVKKGNVTFCFPWVTCIIISIILTIIFSIFRR, encoded by the coding sequence ATGTATTTACCAAAAATACCAATTCTTCAGCGTTTAGGAAGGCTTCCGGGTGACATTATTGTAAAAAAAGGAAACGTTACCTTTTGTTTCCCCTGGGTGACCTGCATAATCATCAGCATCATATTAACAATTATATTCTCAATCTTTAGGCGGTAA
- the ruvA gene encoding Holliday junction branch migration protein RuvA, whose amino-acid sequence MLFNLKPIIPMFDSIRGTIAAIENDEWILETDWYGFRIKVTPFVSSGKIGEQKKLYIRFYFREDGEFFYYGFEDLKERETFDLICGVKGIGHKTALKILTRIHWKEFTDLILAENVDYLSSRINLSSKTVKRLLLELKPRLGKVDFIASSAPKITKTWKEVKTALAGLGYSAGEIEGVLNILWQEDQTTFDDTEILLKKALGKIGGLK is encoded by the coding sequence ATGCTTTTCAATCTGAAACCAATTATTCCTATGTTTGATTCAATTCGAGGAACGATTGCAGCAATTGAAAATGATGAATGGATTCTTGAAACTGATTGGTATGGCTTTCGGATTAAAGTGACCCCCTTTGTTTCTTCGGGAAAAATTGGAGAACAAAAAAAACTCTATATACGTTTTTATTTCCGTGAAGACGGAGAGTTTTTTTACTACGGATTTGAAGATCTTAAGGAAAGAGAAACCTTCGATTTAATTTGTGGGGTTAAGGGTATTGGACATAAAACTGCCCTTAAAATTCTTACCCGAATTCACTGGAAAGAATTTACTGACCTTATTTTAGCTGAAAATGTTGATTATCTCTCTTCTCGAATTAATCTTTCTTCAAAAACGGTTAAAAGACTTCTCTTGGAATTAAAACCTCGTTTAGGTAAGGTCGACTTTATTGCCTCATCTGCACCGAAGATAACAAAAACCTGGAAAGAGGTTAAAACAGCTCTGGCTGGTTTGGGGTATTCTGCAGGTGAAATTGAAGGTGTTTTAAATATTCTCTGGCAAGAAGACCAAACTACATTTGACGATACTGAAATTCTTTTGAAAAAGGCATTGGGTAAAATAGGTGGTTTGAAATGA
- a CDS encoding epoxyqueuosine reductase QueH produces MSKPQLLLHACCGPCAAGVYEELEKEGWEVTFLFYNPNIHPYDEYCRREENFYRYIETTGQRGITPFPYQPMDYFQSISSEINRCNGCYRLRLKKVAEWGKKNSFQYFSTTLTISPYQNQKNIFLVGEQIANNVDMIFLKKNFQPLYRNSRDRSIELNLYRQKYCGCLFSLWEGDKKRIWKFLFGQKPS; encoded by the coding sequence ATGAGCAAACCGCAGCTTCTTCTTCATGCTTGTTGCGGACCTTGCGCGGCGGGAGTGTATGAAGAGCTTGAAAAAGAAGGGTGGGAGGTCACCTTTCTTTTTTATAATCCTAATATCCATCCCTATGATGAATATTGTCGGAGAGAAGAAAATTTTTACCGATATATAGAAACTACCGGACAGAGGGGCATAACCCCTTTTCCTTACCAACCTATGGATTATTTTCAATCAATTTCCTCAGAAATCAATCGTTGCAATGGATGCTACCGTCTACGATTAAAAAAAGTTGCAGAATGGGGAAAAAAGAACTCATTTCAATATTTTTCAACGACTCTTACTATCAGCCCTTATCAGAATCAGAAAAATATTTTTCTAGTTGGTGAACAAATAGCGAATAATGTAGATATGATTTTTTTAAAAAAGAACTTCCAACCCTTATATCGAAATAGCAGAGATCGCTCAATCGAATTAAACCTTTATCGACAGAAATATTGTGGTTGCCTTTTCAGCTTGTGGGAGGGAGACAAAAAACGAATATGGAAATTTCTTTTTGGGCAAAAACCATCTTAA
- a CDS encoding YebC/PmpR family DNA-binding transcriptional regulator, whose product MSGHSKWASIKHKKGKTDAARGKAFSKLIRLITVAARQGGGNPDNNPRLRDAILKAREINMPADNIDKAIKKGTGELEGVAIEEVTYEGYGPGGVAVMVDATTDNRNRTTAEVRHLFSKLGGNLGENGSVAWIFERKGLISFDKGSVEEDDLTMIAIDAGAEDIQTSDTTIDIVTSPGDFDRIKDLIEENKIAYSNAEITMVPKTTVHLEGKQAQQTLNLIDSLEELDDVQEVFSNFEISDELLESLEQ is encoded by the coding sequence ATGTCTGGACATTCAAAATGGGCATCTATTAAACATAAAAAAGGGAAAACTGATGCAGCTCGTGGGAAAGCGTTTAGCAAATTGATTCGGTTAATAACTGTAGCAGCAAGACAGGGTGGAGGAAACCCAGATAATAATCCAAGACTTAGAGACGCAATATTAAAAGCCCGTGAAATTAATATGCCCGCAGATAATATTGATAAGGCAATTAAAAAAGGAACTGGAGAACTGGAAGGAGTAGCTATTGAAGAAGTAACTTATGAAGGATATGGACCCGGAGGAGTAGCGGTGATGGTTGATGCAACAACCGACAATCGAAATCGAACCACTGCAGAGGTACGACATTTATTTAGTAAATTAGGTGGAAATTTAGGAGAAAATGGCTCGGTTGCTTGGATTTTTGAAAGAAAAGGCTTGATTTCCTTTGATAAGGGAAGCGTTGAAGAAGATGATTTAACGATGATAGCTATAGATGCTGGTGCAGAGGACATACAGACCTCCGACACGACAATTGATATTGTTACTTCACCAGGAGATTTTGATCGGATTAAAGATTTGATTGAAGAAAATAAAATAGCATATTCCAATGCTGAAATTACTATGGTACCAAAAACTACTGTTCATCTGGAAGGCAAACAAGCTCAACAGACACTTAACCTTATAGATAGCTTAGAAGAATTAGATGATGTACAGGAAGTTTTTTCCAATTTTGAAATTTCTGATGAGTTACTTGAGTCGTTGGAGCAGTAA
- the ruvC gene encoding crossover junction endodeoxyribonuclease RuvC has product MSSQGKIVLGVDPGTATTGYGIIAKRKGSERIEVVKCGVIVTQKELSLPERLYIIYQEMGHLINDYHPVEVAVEEIFFNKNSKTAISVGEARGVILLNAAMQSIPVFEYTPLQVKQSVVGYGRAKKEQVIYMVKTILNIQEIKLTPDDVADALAVAICHAFQSETNYSYV; this is encoded by the coding sequence ATGTCATCACAGGGAAAAATTGTCTTGGGAGTTGATCCGGGCACAGCAACGACCGGATATGGTATTATAGCGAAAAGAAAAGGGAGCGAAAGGATTGAAGTTGTCAAATGCGGTGTTATTGTTACCCAAAAAGAACTTTCACTCCCTGAAAGGTTATATATAATTTACCAAGAAATGGGTCATTTAATTAATGATTATCATCCTGTTGAAGTGGCGGTTGAGGAGATTTTTTTTAATAAAAATTCCAAGACCGCTATTTCTGTTGGTGAAGCCAGGGGAGTGATCTTGTTAAACGCTGCTATGCAATCTATTCCAGTATTTGAATATACTCCTCTTCAGGTAAAGCAATCGGTGGTCGGATATGGGAGAGCAAAAAAGGAGCAGGTAATCTACATGGTAAAAACGATACTTAATATTCAAGAGATAAAGTTAACTCCCGATGATGTCGCCGATGCTTTGGCGGTAGCCATTTGTCATGCTTTTCAATCTGAAACCAATTATTCCTATGTTTGA